One region of Streptomyces leeuwenhoekii genomic DNA includes:
- the pheA gene encoding prephenate dehydratase, producing MPASYAYLGPEGTFTEVALRTLPEAATRELIPYVSVQSALDAVRTGDAEAAFVPIENSVEGGITTTLDELVAGQPLMIYREVLLSITFALLVRPGTRLSDIKTVTAHPAAQPQVRNWLKRNLPDVVWESAASNADGARLVQEGRYDAAFAGEFAAARYGLEALETGIHDAENAQTRFVLVGRPARPAAPTGADKTSIVLWQRDDHPGGLRDLLGEFATRGINLMLLQSRPTGAGIGNYCFCIDAEGHISDRRVAEALTGLKRICLQVRFLGSYPRADVAMDGVRPPLPGTSDEEFVAAADWVARCQDGRF from the coding sequence ATGCCAGCGAGCTATGCGTATCTCGGTCCTGAAGGAACCTTCACCGAAGTCGCCCTGCGCACGCTCCCGGAGGCGGCGACCCGGGAGCTCATCCCCTACGTGTCGGTGCAGTCCGCCCTGGACGCGGTGCGCACCGGCGACGCCGAGGCCGCGTTCGTGCCGATCGAGAACTCCGTCGAGGGGGGCATCACCACCACCCTCGACGAGCTGGTCGCGGGCCAGCCGCTGATGATCTACCGCGAGGTGCTGCTGTCGATCACCTTCGCGCTGCTGGTCCGCCCCGGTACCCGGTTGTCGGACATCAAGACGGTGACCGCGCACCCGGCCGCCCAGCCCCAGGTGCGCAACTGGCTGAAGCGGAACCTGCCGGACGTCGTGTGGGAGTCGGCCGCCTCCAACGCGGACGGCGCCCGCCTGGTGCAGGAGGGGCGTTACGACGCGGCCTTCGCCGGCGAGTTCGCCGCCGCCCGGTACGGCCTGGAGGCCCTGGAGACCGGAATCCACGACGCCGAGAACGCCCAGACCCGGTTCGTGCTGGTGGGACGCCCCGCCCGGCCGGCCGCGCCGACCGGCGCGGACAAGACCTCCATCGTGCTGTGGCAGCGCGACGACCACCCCGGCGGCCTGCGCGACCTGCTCGGCGAGTTCGCCACGCGGGGCATCAACCTGATGCTGCTCCAGTCCCGCCCGACCGGCGCCGGCATCGGGAACTACTGCTTCTGCATCGACGCCGAGGGCCACATCTCCGACCGGCGCGTGGCGGAGGCGCTGACGGGGCTGAAGCGGATCTGTCTCCAGGTCCGCTTCCTCGGCTCCTATCCGCGTGCCGACGTGGCGATGGACGGCGTGCGCCCGCCGCTGCCGGGCACCTCGGACGAGGAGTTCGTGGCGGCCGCCGACTGGGTGGCGCGCTGCCAGGACGGCAGGTTCTGA
- a CDS encoding copper chaperone PCu(A)C, which translates to MRRAALPVAAALGAALLLGGCGADDSSSPAQLSVSAAYMPQPVSGSMAAGFLTLTNEGGTKDELTSVTSDLGEVTVHETTGGVMKEAGPLAVPAHGRLVLESGGSHLMFEKLTHRPKEGEKVSVELHFAHSGPVRAELPVKPATYRPATGH; encoded by the coding sequence GTGAGGCGCGCGGCCCTCCCCGTCGCCGCGGCACTCGGCGCCGCGCTGCTCCTGGGCGGCTGCGGCGCGGACGACTCCTCCTCCCCCGCGCAGCTCTCGGTCAGCGCCGCCTACATGCCGCAGCCCGTCTCCGGCTCCATGGCGGCCGGGTTCCTGACCCTCACCAACGAGGGCGGCACGAAGGACGAGCTGACCTCGGTCACCAGCGACCTGGGCGAGGTCACCGTGCACGAGACCACGGGCGGGGTGATGAAGGAGGCCGGTCCCCTCGCGGTGCCCGCCCACGGCCGGCTCGTGCTCGAGAGCGGCGGCAGCCATCTGATGTTCGAAAAGCTGACGCACCGGCCGAAGGAGGGTGAGAAGGTCTCCGTCGAGCTGCACTTCGCCCACTCCGGGCCCGTCCGGGCCGAGCTGCCGGTGAAGCCGGCCACGTACCGCCCGGCGACCGGCCACTGA
- a CDS encoding ABC transporter permease subunit codes for MYDPTVARLTYRALLGRRRALILGALPLLLLVIAVVVRGLSGADDQTAADVLGGFALATMVPIIGVIAGTGAIGPEIDDGSVVYLLSKPVKRPTIIFTKLIVAIAVTMVFSAVPTMIAGLVLNGNGQQIAVAYTVAALVASIAYAALFLLLGTVSRHAVVFGLVYALIWEALFGSLVPGARTLSVQQWSLAVAQKVADGGLVTSDVGLPTATVLLVAVTVLATWYAGQKLRSLTLAGEE; via the coding sequence ATGTACGACCCCACAGTCGCCCGGCTCACCTACCGGGCCCTGCTCGGCCGCCGCCGGGCCCTCATCCTGGGCGCGCTGCCCCTGCTGCTGCTCGTCATCGCCGTGGTGGTGCGCGGCCTGTCCGGAGCCGACGACCAGACCGCGGCCGACGTGCTGGGCGGTTTCGCCCTCGCCACGATGGTGCCGATCATCGGCGTGATCGCCGGTACGGGGGCGATCGGCCCGGAGATCGACGACGGCTCGGTGGTGTACCTGCTGTCCAAGCCGGTCAAGCGGCCGACGATCATCTTCACCAAGCTGATCGTCGCGATCGCCGTGACGATGGTCTTCTCCGCCGTGCCGACGATGATCGCCGGCCTGGTCCTCAACGGAAACGGCCAGCAGATCGCCGTCGCCTACACGGTGGCCGCGCTGGTCGCCTCGATCGCGTACGCCGCCCTCTTCCTGCTGCTGGGCACGGTCTCCCGGCACGCGGTGGTGTTCGGTCTGGTCTACGCCCTGATCTGGGAAGCCCTGTTCGGCTCCCTGGTGCCCGGGGCACGCACGCTGAGCGTCCAGCAGTGGTCGCTGGCGGTGGCGCAGAAGGTCGCCGACGGCGGTCTGGTCACCTCCGACGTCGGCCTGCCGACGGCGACGGTGCTGCTGGTGGCGGTGACCGTACTGGCGACCTGGTACGCCGGGCAGAAGCTCCGGTCCCTGACGCTGGCCGGAGAGGAGTGA
- a CDS encoding ABC transporter ATP-binding protein — protein MSTLSLDHVSRWFGNVVAVNDITMTIGPGVTGLLGPNGAGKSTLINMMGGFLAPSTGTVTLDGRPVWRNEEIYRHIGIVPEREAMYDFLTGREFVLANAELHGLGAEAARKALATVEMEYAQDRRIATYSKGMRQRVKMASALVHDPSLLLLDEPFNGMDPRQRMQLMDLLRRMGDEGRTVLFSSHILEEVEQLAWHIEVVVAGRHAASGDYRRIRRLMTDRPHRYLVRSSDDRALAAALIADPSTSGIEVDHAEGALRVQAVDFGRFTALLPKVARDHGIRLLTVSPSDESLESVFSYLVAA, from the coding sequence ATGAGCACTCTCTCCCTCGACCACGTCTCCCGCTGGTTCGGCAACGTGGTCGCCGTCAACGACATCACCATGACGATCGGTCCCGGTGTCACCGGACTCCTCGGCCCCAACGGCGCGGGGAAGTCCACGCTGATCAACATGATGGGCGGCTTCCTGGCCCCCTCCACCGGCACCGTCACCCTCGACGGCCGGCCGGTGTGGCGCAACGAGGAGATCTACCGGCACATCGGCATCGTCCCCGAGCGCGAGGCGATGTACGACTTCCTCACCGGCCGCGAGTTCGTCCTGGCCAACGCCGAGCTGCACGGCCTGGGCGCCGAGGCCGCTCGGAAGGCGCTCGCCACGGTGGAGATGGAGTACGCGCAGGACCGCAGGATCGCCACCTACTCCAAGGGCATGCGCCAGCGCGTGAAGATGGCGAGCGCCCTCGTCCACGATCCCTCGCTGCTCCTGCTGGACGAGCCGTTCAACGGCATGGACCCGCGCCAGCGCATGCAGCTCATGGACCTGCTGCGGCGCATGGGCGACGAGGGCCGCACGGTGCTGTTCTCCTCGCACATCCTCGAGGAGGTCGAGCAGCTCGCCTGGCACATCGAGGTCGTCGTCGCCGGACGCCACGCGGCCAGCGGCGACTACCGCAGGATCCGCCGCCTGATGACCGACCGGCCCCACCGCTACCTGGTGCGCTCCAGCGACGACCGGGCCCTGGCCGCCGCGCTGATCGCCGACCCCTCGACGTCCGGCATCGAGGTCGACCACGCCGAGGGCGCGCTGCGCGTCCAGGCCGTCGACTTCGGCCGTTTCACGGCCCTGCTGCCCAAGGTCGCTCGCGACCACGGCATCCGGCTGCTCACCGTCTCACCGTCCGACGAGTCCCTCGAGTCCGTCTTCTCGTATCTGGTCGCGGCGTAG
- a CDS encoding HAD family hydrolase, which translates to MSEPVPAAAFPYRLVATDLDGTLLRSDDSVSQRTREALAAATAAGAAHIVVTGRAVPWTRHILDDLGYDGLAVCGQGAQVYDAGAHRLLTSVTLDRQLAGVALAKIEAETGPLYLAASRDGLEGEVLVGPGYEVHGALPATPFTDASDLWSAPLNKIYVQHPTLSDDELAEVARRTAGGFVTVTMAGAGIVELLPLGLSKATGLSLAARRLGMKAAETIAFGDMPNDIPMFGWAARGVAMANAHAELKAVADEVTSSNDEDGIAVVLERLLG; encoded by the coding sequence GTGAGCGAGCCCGTTCCCGCCGCCGCCTTCCCCTACCGGCTGGTCGCCACCGACCTCGACGGGACGCTGCTGCGCTCCGACGACTCGGTCTCCCAGCGCACCCGTGAGGCGCTCGCCGCGGCCACCGCGGCGGGCGCCGCCCACATCGTCGTCACCGGCCGCGCGGTTCCGTGGACCCGGCACATCCTGGACGACCTCGGCTACGACGGCCTCGCGGTGTGCGGCCAGGGCGCCCAGGTCTACGACGCCGGTGCGCACCGCCTGCTGACCTCGGTGACCCTGGACCGGCAGCTCGCCGGGGTGGCCCTGGCCAAGATCGAGGCGGAGACCGGCCCCCTGTACCTGGCGGCGAGCCGGGACGGGCTGGAGGGCGAGGTGCTGGTCGGCCCCGGCTACGAGGTGCACGGCGCCCTGCCGGCGACCCCGTTCACCGACGCCTCCGATCTGTGGTCCGCGCCGCTGAACAAGATCTATGTGCAGCACCCGACCCTGTCGGACGACGAGCTGGCCGAGGTGGCCCGGCGGACCGCGGGCGGCTTCGTCACGGTCACCATGGCCGGAGCGGGCATCGTCGAACTGCTCCCCCTCGGCCTGTCCAAGGCCACCGGCCTGTCCCTGGCGGCCCGCCGCCTGGGCATGAAGGCCGCGGAGACGATCGCCTTCGGCGACATGCCCAACGACATCCCGATGTTCGGCTGGGCGGCGCGGGGCGTGGCCATGGCCAACGCCCATGCGGAGCTCAAGGCGGTTGCCGACGAGGTGACCTCCTCGAACGACGAGGACGGGATCGCCGTGGTGCTGGAGCGGCTGCTCGGCTGA
- the efeB gene encoding iron uptake transporter deferrochelatase/peroxidase subunit, protein MADQSIPQARTPDAALEGAASASEEPSPRGGISRRRLLGTAGATGLVLGAAGGATGYAAAPSGATPLTSLGSEQVMFHGKHQPGITTPMQARGHLVAFDLAPGAGRKEAAALLRRWSETARRLMAGEPAAHGDTDVARDAGPSSLTVTFGFGYGFFGRTGLEQQRPAALDPLPDFSSDRLDKKRSDGDLWVQIGADDALVAFHALRAIQKEAGSAARVRWQMNGFNRSPGATAHPMTTRNLMGQIDGTRNPKPSDADFDRRIFVPADGEPAWMANGSYVVVRRIRMLLDDWEKLSGKEQEDVIGRRKSDGAPLSGGTETTEMDLEKTDAEGNLVVPVNAHARITRPDQNGGAAMLRRPFSYHDGFDSDGVPDAGLLFVCWQADPLRGFVPVQRKLDRGDALSPFIRHEASGLFAVPGGAAEGEYVGQRLLEG, encoded by the coding sequence ATGGCTGACCAGTCCATTCCGCAGGCCCGCACGCCGGACGCGGCCCTTGAGGGGGCAGCTTCGGCTTCGGAGGAGCCCTCGCCCCGGGGCGGCATCTCCCGGCGGCGGTTGCTCGGCACCGCCGGGGCCACCGGGCTCGTGCTCGGCGCGGCGGGCGGTGCCACGGGGTACGCCGCCGCGCCCTCCGGGGCGACGCCGCTCACCTCGCTGGGCAGCGAGCAGGTGATGTTTCACGGGAAACATCAGCCCGGCATCACCACGCCGATGCAGGCGCGCGGCCATCTGGTCGCCTTCGATCTCGCCCCGGGGGCCGGCCGCAAGGAGGCCGCCGCGCTGCTGCGCCGCTGGTCGGAGACGGCCCGGCGGCTGATGGCGGGTGAACCGGCCGCGCACGGCGACACCGACGTGGCCCGGGACGCCGGGCCGTCGTCCCTGACGGTCACCTTCGGGTTCGGGTACGGCTTCTTCGGCCGTACCGGTCTGGAGCAGCAGCGCCCGGCCGCCCTCGACCCGCTGCCCGACTTCTCCTCCGACCGGCTCGACAAAAAGCGCAGCGACGGCGATCTGTGGGTGCAGATCGGCGCCGACGACGCCCTCGTCGCCTTCCACGCCCTGCGCGCCATCCAGAAGGAGGCGGGCTCCGCCGCCCGCGTCCGCTGGCAGATGAACGGCTTCAACCGCTCGCCGGGCGCCACCGCCCACCCGATGACGACCCGCAACCTGATGGGCCAGATCGACGGCACCCGCAATCCCAAGCCGTCCGACGCCGACTTCGACCGGCGGATCTTCGTCCCGGCCGACGGGGAGCCCGCCTGGATGGCGAACGGCTCCTACGTCGTCGTACGCCGTATCCGCATGCTCCTCGACGACTGGGAGAAGCTGTCGGGCAAGGAGCAGGAGGACGTCATCGGGCGCCGCAAGTCGGACGGGGCACCGCTGTCCGGGGGCACCGAGACGACCGAGATGGACCTGGAGAAGACGGACGCCGAGGGCAATCTCGTCGTCCCGGTCAACGCCCACGCCCGCATCACCCGCCCCGACCAGAACGGCGGCGCGGCCATGCTCCGGCGGCCGTTCTCCTACCACGACGGCTTCGACTCCGACGGGGTCCCGGACGCGGGCCTGCTCTTCGTCTGCTGGCAGGCCGATCCGCTGCGCGGGTTCGTGCCGGTGCAGCGCAAGCTGGACCGCGGGGACGCGCTGTCGCCGTTCATCCGCCATGAGGCCAGCGGCCTGTTCGCCGTGCCGGGCGGCGCCGCGGAAGGCGAGTACGTGGGGCAGCGGCTGCTGGAAGGGTGA
- the serS gene encoding serine--tRNA ligase, with protein MIDLRLLREDPDRVRASQRARGEDVALVDSLLSADERRRSSGVRFDELRSEQKSLGKLIGKATGDEKAELLKRAGQLAADVKAADAERDAADAETQELLQRLGNLVHPDVPVGGEEDFVTLETHGEPRDFAAEGFEPRDHLELGQRLGAIDVERGAKVSGSRFYFLTGVGALLELALVNAAMAQATAAGFTPMLTPALVRPQSMAGTGFLGQAAQDVYHLANDDLYLVGTSEVALAAYHMDEIIDADRLPLRYAGFSPCFRREAGSHGKDTRGIFRVHQFDKVEMFSYVTPEESQEEHRRLLEWEKQWLTSLELPFRVIDVASGDLGASASRKFDCEAWIPTQGKYRELTSTSDCTEFQSRRLSIRVREGKQVRPLATLNGTLCAVPRTIVAILENHQQADGSVRVPEVLRPYLGGREVLEPVAE; from the coding sequence GTGATTGACCTTCGCCTGCTCCGTGAGGACCCCGACCGTGTGCGCGCCTCCCAGCGTGCTCGTGGAGAGGACGTCGCGCTCGTCGACTCCCTCCTGTCCGCCGACGAGCGGCGCAGGTCGTCCGGCGTCCGCTTCGACGAGCTGCGCTCCGAGCAGAAGAGCCTCGGCAAGCTCATCGGCAAGGCCACCGGCGACGAGAAGGCCGAGCTGCTGAAGCGGGCCGGCCAGCTCGCCGCCGACGTCAAGGCCGCCGACGCCGAGCGCGACGCGGCCGACGCCGAGACCCAGGAGCTGCTCCAGCGGCTCGGCAACCTCGTCCACCCCGACGTGCCCGTCGGCGGCGAGGAGGACTTCGTCACCCTGGAGACGCACGGCGAGCCGCGCGACTTCGCCGCCGAGGGCTTCGAGCCCAGGGACCACCTGGAGCTCGGCCAGCGCCTCGGCGCCATCGACGTCGAGCGCGGCGCCAAGGTCTCCGGCTCGCGCTTCTACTTCCTCACCGGTGTCGGCGCCCTGCTGGAGCTGGCCCTGGTGAACGCGGCGATGGCGCAGGCCACGGCGGCCGGTTTCACACCGATGCTGACGCCGGCGCTGGTGCGTCCCCAGTCGATGGCGGGCACCGGCTTCCTCGGCCAGGCGGCCCAGGACGTCTACCACCTGGCCAACGACGACCTGTACCTGGTCGGCACCTCCGAGGTGGCGCTGGCCGCGTACCACATGGACGAGATCATCGACGCCGACCGCCTGCCGCTGCGCTACGCGGGCTTCTCGCCGTGCTTCCGCCGCGAAGCCGGGTCGCACGGCAAGGACACCCGGGGCATCTTCCGCGTCCACCAGTTCGACAAGGTCGAGATGTTCTCCTACGTCACCCCGGAGGAGTCGCAGGAGGAGCACCGGCGGCTGCTGGAGTGGGAGAAGCAGTGGCTGACCTCGCTGGAGCTGCCGTTCCGCGTGATCGACGTCGCCTCGGGTGACCTCGGTGCCTCGGCCTCCCGCAAGTTCGACTGCGAGGCGTGGATCCCGACCCAGGGCAAGTACCGCGAGCTGACCTCTACCTCGGACTGCACCGAGTTCCAGTCCCGCCGCCTGTCGATCCGGGTCCGCGAGGGCAAGCAGGTCCGGCCGCTGGCCACGCTCAACGGCACGCTGTGCGCCGTCCCGCGCACGATCGTGGCGATCCTGGAGAACCACCAGCAGGCCGACGGTTCGGTGCGCGTGCCCGAGGTGCTGCGTCCGTACCTGGGCGGCCGGGAGGTCCTGGAACCGGTGGCCGAGTGA
- a CDS encoding copper resistance CopC/CopD family protein — MTRSIAPRVRALVLMLLTVAGALLAGAGPASAHAALTGSDPRQGAVVAKAPAAVSLTFSEEVSMDGDSLRVLGPRGERVDDGAPAAVRGTTYAVKLHAGLPDGTYTVAYQVVSADSHPVAGAFTFSIGAPSETSVSVAAQSAGGGVVGWLYGLGRYVSYAGFIVLAGGAAFVLACWRRGAGVRAVQRLVVSGWVALTASTLVLLLLRGSYTGSGKIGDIFDLELLGQVLQTKTGAALVSRLLLLAAAALFVAVLFGAYDKRRDADRRDLAFGLAVGGTVVAAGLAASWAMAEHASTGLQPGIAMPVDVVHLLAVAAWLGGLAALLVALYRAPAETPVEASAVRRFSHLAFGSVLALVATGVYQSWRQLGSWSALTETRYGQLLLVKVGLVVVLVGVAAASRRWTARLAEAAPPAAPERDREHAGVRAAAEGSAPAGGAADVAAAGSTAAAGDAGEVAGEGPITAATASAASAAASAEAAEAAESAEAAESAADPVRAAQLARQRAARDAARQKRLRDADPHRFGLRRSVLAEAGIAVVLLAVTTALTQSEPGRTEQEAKAAVSASASAVPPSGTLSLDLPFDTGGEDGEGVVRIELVPARVGGNDVHVYVERPNGRAFDIPEVKLAFTLESQDVGPLPVVPDHITTGHWSASGVQIPMAGDWKVAVTVRTSDIDQVTVAKNAKIG, encoded by the coding sequence GTGACACGATCCATCGCCCCCCGCGTCCGGGCCCTGGTCCTGATGCTCCTGACGGTCGCTGGCGCGCTGCTCGCCGGTGCCGGCCCGGCCTCGGCGCACGCCGCGCTGACCGGCAGCGACCCCCGGCAGGGGGCGGTGGTCGCCAAGGCTCCGGCCGCGGTGTCGCTCACCTTCTCCGAGGAGGTGTCGATGGACGGCGACTCGCTGCGGGTGCTCGGTCCCCGGGGCGAGCGCGTCGACGACGGCGCGCCCGCGGCCGTCCGCGGCACGACGTACGCCGTGAAACTCCACGCGGGCCTGCCCGACGGCACGTACACGGTGGCCTATCAGGTGGTGTCCGCCGACAGCCATCCCGTCGCCGGTGCCTTCACCTTCTCCATCGGCGCCCCCTCCGAGACCTCCGTGTCGGTCGCCGCGCAGTCGGCCGGCGGCGGGGTCGTCGGCTGGCTGTACGGGCTCGGGCGGTATGTGTCGTACGCCGGTTTCATCGTGCTGGCCGGCGGCGCCGCCTTCGTGCTCGCCTGCTGGCGGCGGGGCGCGGGGGTGCGGGCCGTGCAGCGGCTCGTCGTCTCCGGGTGGGTCGCGCTCACCGCGTCCACGCTGGTCCTGCTGCTTCTGCGGGGCTCGTACACCGGCTCCGGGAAGATCGGCGACATCTTCGACCTGGAGCTGCTCGGGCAGGTGCTCCAGACCAAGACGGGCGCGGCGCTGGTGTCCCGGCTGCTGCTGCTCGCCGCGGCGGCCCTGTTCGTCGCCGTGCTCTTCGGCGCGTACGACAAGCGCCGGGACGCGGACCGGCGCGACCTGGCCTTCGGGCTCGCGGTGGGCGGCACGGTGGTCGCGGCCGGGCTCGCGGCGAGCTGGGCGATGGCCGAGCACGCCTCCACCGGGCTCCAGCCGGGCATCGCCATGCCGGTCGACGTGGTCCACCTGCTGGCGGTCGCCGCCTGGCTCGGCGGGCTCGCCGCCCTGCTCGTCGCGCTGTACCGGGCGCCCGCCGAGACACCGGTCGAGGCGTCCGCCGTGCGCCGGTTCTCGCACCTCGCCTTCGGCAGCGTGCTCGCCCTGGTCGCCACGGGCGTCTACCAGTCCTGGCGCCAGCTCGGCTCCTGGTCGGCGTTGACCGAGACCCGGTACGGGCAGTTGCTGCTGGTGAAGGTCGGGCTCGTCGTGGTGCTCGTCGGTGTCGCGGCCGCCTCGCGGAGGTGGACGGCACGGCTGGCCGAGGCGGCACCGCCGGCGGCGCCGGAGCGGGACAGGGAGCACGCCGGGGTGCGTGCCGCCGCCGAAGGGTCCGCGCCCGCCGGCGGTGCCGCGGACGTGGCAGCCGCAGGCTCCACGGCCGCCGCCGGTGACGCGGGGGAGGTGGCCGGCGAAGGCCCCATCACGGCCGCCACCGCCTCCGCGGCGTCCGCGGCGGCGTCCGCAGAGGCCGCAGAGGCCGCGGAATCCGCAGAGGCAGCGGAATCCGCCGCCGACCCGGTGCGTGCCGCTCAGCTCGCCCGGCAGCGGGCCGCGAGGGACGCCGCCCGGCAGAAGCGGCTACGGGACGCCGATCCGCACCGCTTCGGGCTGCGCCGCTCGGTGCTCGCCGAGGCGGGCATCGCGGTGGTGCTGCTCGCCGTGACCACCGCGCTGACGCAGAGCGAGCCCGGGCGTACGGAGCAGGAGGCCAAGGCGGCCGTCTCGGCATCGGCATCGGCCGTACCGCCGTCCGGGACGCTGAGTCTGGACCTGCCGTTCGACACCGGCGGCGAGGACGGCGAGGGCGTCGTGCGGATCGAGCTCGTTCCCGCCCGGGTGGGCGGCAACGACGTGCATGTCTATGTCGAGCGGCCCAACGGCCGTGCCTTCGACATCCCCGAGGTGAAGCTCGCCTTCACCCTGGAGTCCCAGGACGTCGGGCCGCTGCCCGTCGTGCCCGACCACATCACCACCGGACACTGGTCGGCGAGCGGAGTGCAGATTCCCATGGCCGGCGACTGGAAGGTCGCCGTGACCGTACGGACCTCCGACATCGACCAGGTGACCGTCGCCAAGAACGCGAAGATCGGCTGA
- a CDS encoding ABC transporter permease, translated as MAAERPAAAPPGDQTRIHNIGYRSYDGPRLGRAYARRSLYSQSLRGSYGLGRSARSKVLPMLLFVVMCLPAAIMVAVAVVTKSDELPLDYTRYAIVMQAVISLYLASQAPQSVSRDLRFKTVPLYFSRPIETADYVGAKYAALASAMFLLTAAPLLVLYAGALLAKLDFADQTEGFLQGLVSVALLSLLFAGIGLVIAAVTPRRGFGIAAVIAVLTITYGAVSTLQAIAEVQGSSGAIAWIGLFSPITLIDGVQSAFLGATSSYPGGAGPEGAEGAVHLLVTLGLIAASYGLLMRRYKKVGL; from the coding sequence ATGGCGGCTGAACGGCCCGCGGCGGCACCTCCGGGTGACCAGACCCGCATCCACAACATCGGTTACCGGAGCTACGACGGCCCGCGCCTGGGCCGCGCCTACGCCCGCCGCTCCCTCTACTCGCAGTCCCTGCGCGGTTCCTACGGCCTCGGCCGCTCGGCCCGGTCCAAAGTGCTGCCGATGCTGCTGTTCGTGGTGATGTGCCTGCCCGCCGCGATCATGGTCGCCGTGGCCGTCGTCACCAAGTCGGACGAACTGCCGCTCGACTACACGCGCTACGCGATCGTCATGCAGGCCGTCATCAGCCTGTACCTCGCCTCGCAGGCCCCCCAGTCCGTCTCCCGCGACCTGCGCTTCAAGACCGTGCCGCTGTACTTCTCGCGGCCCATCGAGACCGCCGACTACGTGGGTGCCAAGTACGCGGCACTGGCCTCGGCGATGTTCCTCCTGACCGCCGCCCCGCTGCTGGTGCTCTACGCCGGAGCGCTGCTGGCCAAGCTGGACTTCGCCGACCAGACCGAAGGATTCCTCCAGGGACTCGTCTCCGTGGCACTGCTCTCTCTGCTCTTCGCGGGCATCGGCCTGGTCATCGCCGCGGTCACCCCGCGGCGCGGCTTCGGCATCGCGGCCGTCATCGCCGTCCTGACCATCACCTACGGAGCCGTCTCCACCCTCCAGGCCATCGCGGAGGTGCAGGGCAGCAGCGGGGCCATCGCCTGGATCGGCCTGTTCTCGCCGATCACGCTCATCGACGGCGTGCAGTCCGCGTTCCTCGGCGCCACCTCGTCCTACCCCGGCGGGGCGGGCCCGGAGGGTGCGGAGGGCGCCGTCCACCTCCTGGTCACCCTGGGCCTGATCGCCGCCAGCTACGGCCTGCTGATGCGCCGCTACAAGAAGGTGGGACTGTGA